A single genomic interval of Rhizobiales bacterium GAS188 harbors:
- a CDS encoding (2S)-methylsuccinyl-CoA dehydrogenase → MPLELTPEQKEIVRSVREFVDRDVLPNVAKFDRNDEFPQEMFEQMRALGLFGITIPEEYGGLGLDILTYVLVVAELSRGWISLSGIINTHFMAAWMIQNYGTAQQKSELLPSMATGELRAAYSMTESNAGSDVQAIRTRAARTNHGWRIDGQKMWSTNGLRAGMIMLLAVTDPSASPRHKGMTAFIIRKTPGVNEQPGLKIPPNLKKLGYKGVETTELVFDNFDTPAESVLGGDAGIGQGFKYFMAAVELGRVNVAARALGVARCAFDAAIKYAQQRQAFGKPISQHQAIQLKIAQMGTQIRAAELLVHDAAVRKSSGERADLEAGMAKYFATEAAQSCAIEAMRIHGGYGYSQEFIVERLYRDAPLLILGEGTNEIQQLLIARRLLELNAI, encoded by the coding sequence ATGCCGTTGGAACTGACGCCAGAGCAGAAAGAGATCGTCCGCTCCGTCCGCGAATTCGTGGATCGTGACGTGCTTCCGAACGTCGCGAAGTTCGACCGAAACGACGAATTTCCCCAGGAAATGTTCGAGCAGATGCGGGCTCTCGGCCTTTTCGGCATCACCATCCCTGAGGAGTATGGCGGCCTGGGCCTCGACATCCTCACCTATGTGCTTGTCGTCGCCGAGCTGTCGCGCGGGTGGATATCGCTTTCGGGGATCATCAACACGCACTTCATGGCAGCGTGGATGATCCAGAACTATGGCACCGCGCAGCAGAAGAGCGAGCTGCTGCCCTCGATGGCCACGGGCGAGCTCAGGGCCGCCTATTCGATGACGGAGTCGAACGCCGGCTCGGACGTGCAAGCGATCAGGACGCGTGCGGCCCGAACCAATCACGGTTGGCGCATCGATGGGCAGAAGATGTGGAGCACGAACGGCTTGCGCGCCGGCATGATCATGCTGCTTGCCGTCACCGACCCGTCGGCGAGCCCGCGTCACAAGGGTATGACGGCCTTTATCATCCGAAAGACGCCCGGTGTGAACGAGCAACCGGGACTCAAGATTCCGCCGAACCTGAAGAAGCTTGGCTACAAGGGCGTCGAAACGACGGAACTGGTCTTCGATAATTTCGACACTCCTGCGGAATCGGTGCTGGGGGGCGACGCGGGTATCGGACAAGGCTTCAAGTACTTCATGGCTGCAGTCGAACTCGGGCGCGTGAACGTCGCGGCACGGGCCTTGGGCGTGGCGCGCTGCGCGTTCGATGCCGCCATAAAATACGCGCAGCAACGGCAGGCATTCGGGAAGCCGATCAGCCAGCACCAGGCCATCCAGCTCAAGATCGCGCAGATGGGTACTCAGATCCGCGCCGCCGAGCTGCTCGTCCACGATGCTGCCGTCCGCAAGTCGAGTGGCGAGCGCGCCGACCTGGAGGCCGGGATGGCGAAGTATTTCGCCACCGAAGCAGCTCAGTCATGCGCCATCGAAGCGATGAGGATTCACGGCGGGTACGGCTATTCGCAAGAGTTCATCGTCGAACGTCTGTACCGCGACGCCCCACTCCTCATCCTCGGGGAAGGCACGAACGAGATCCAGCAATTGCTGATCGCGCGCAGGCTCCTCGAATTGAATGCCATCTGA
- a CDS encoding Ferredoxin subunit of nitrite reductase or a ring-hydroxylating dioxygenase → MSSSAAEPLQHFLGNIDDFPQRKVVPVEVEGRRIGVLRRDDAVYAFADHCPHHGGPMCYAQVVGTMLPSAPNEFRFDLDGLIIKCPWHAYEFDVRTGEAVGGIIRSRLMVYATTVTNGKVFVQLKRAQRSPAADAEISPS, encoded by the coding sequence ATGTCGAGCAGCGCAGCAGAACCGCTCCAGCATTTTCTCGGGAACATAGACGACTTCCCGCAGCGCAAGGTGGTGCCTGTGGAGGTGGAGGGGCGCCGGATCGGCGTGCTTCGGCGTGACGACGCCGTTTACGCCTTCGCCGATCATTGCCCTCACCATGGAGGGCCGATGTGCTACGCGCAGGTGGTCGGGACCATGCTGCCCTCCGCTCCAAATGAGTTCCGCTTCGACCTGGACGGCTTGATCATCAAGTGCCCTTGGCACGCGTACGAGTTCGACGTGCGCACTGGGGAGGCGGTAGGCGGCATCATCCGCAGCCGTCTAATGGTCTACGCGACGACGGTGACAAACGGAAAAGTCTTCGTCCAACTCAAGCGAGCTCAGCGGTCCCCCGCGGCTGACGCAGAGATTTCGCCATCCTGA